A single region of the Fusarium fujikuroi IMI 58289 draft genome, chromosome FFUJ_chr05 genome encodes:
- a CDS encoding related to putative cystathionine beta-lyase — MDPTEQCFRTNLAKALPSLSTATKAVHADDVLNNVDDVAPPIHVAATFRYPRNPECMREHHERPSYPVLDVGEHCYSRQSTPGLSRLEAVLSSVLGQPCLAYSSGLAAFHALLIMLKPKKVSIGVGYHGCHGTLELYARSSGTEILSLDCAVDQLGSGDLIHLETPVNPTGKAFDIQYYADRAHSRGAYLSVDSTFAPPPLQDAFIQGADIVMHSGTKYIGGHSDFLCGILAVKSGSPGDEWLQQLHRDRLYLGSVMAGFDSWLATRSIRTLEMRVLKQSQSAEAIVSALRLGLVGSCRQPPSIGLSEKETKIIQKVVKEVHHASLQDEANMKGSWLQKQMPRGYGPVFSLTLRKVEYARKLPSKLMLFHHATSLGGVESLIEWRTMTDSTVTKDFLRVSIGVEDPEDLLADLLRGMGAVMAETS, encoded by the coding sequence ATGGATCCAACAGAACAATGTTTCAGAACCAACTTGGCGAAGGCTTTACCCAGTCTATCAACCGCCACAAAAGCCGTACACGCAGATGATGTCCTCAACAATGTCGACGACGTGGCACCGCCGATTCACGTTGCCGCGACCTTCCGCTATCCACGAAATCCAGAGTGCATGCGAGAACACCACGAGAGACCTTCCTATCCAGTCCTAGACGTTGGGGAGCACTGCTACTCGAGACAATCCACGCCAGGATTATCGCGCCTTGAAGCCGTCTTGTCTTCTGTTCTAGGACAACCCTGCCTTGCCTACTCTTCTGGTCTTGCGGCATTTCATGCTTTGCTGATCATGTTGAAACCTAAGAAAGTCTCTATCGGTGTCGGATACCACGGATGTCATGGGACCCTCGAGCTTTATGCCCGTTCGTCTGGTACAGAGATACTCTCTCTCGACTGTGCCGTCGACCAATTAGGTTCCGGCGACTTGATACACCTCGAGACACCTGTTAATCCGACAGGAAAAGCATTTGACATTCAGTATTACGCAGACCGCGCCCATTCCAGAGGTGCCTATCTCAGCGTAGACTCGACATTTGCTCCTCCCCCACTTCAAGACGCATTCATTCAGGGTGCAGATATTGTTATGCACTCTGGCACAAAATACATCGGAGGCCATTCTGATTTCCTATGTGGTATTCTGGCGGTCAAGAGTGGCAGCCCCGGTGATGAATGGCTGCAGCAACTTCATCGGGATCGATTGTACCTTGGGTCTGTCATGGCAGGTTTCGACAGCTGGCTTGCAACTAGGAGCATCCGCACTCTAGAGATGAGAGTTCTCAAACAAAGCCAGTCAGCCGAGGCCATCGTTAGTGCATTGAGACTTGGATTGGTAGGGTCTTGTCGGCAGCCACCCTCGATAGGTCTCAGCGAGAAAGAAACTAAGATCATCCAGAAAGTGGTTAAAGAGGTTCACCACGCCAGCCTGCAAGACGAAGCTAATATGAAAGGAAGTTGGCTGCAAAAACAAATGCCCCGAGGATATGGACCTGTGTTTTCTCTAACGCTCCGCAAGGTGGAATATGCCCGGAAACTTCCGTCCAAGTTGATGCTGTTCCATCACGCAACCAGCCTCGGCGGTGTAGAAAGTTTGATTGAGTGGAGGACAATGACGGATTCGACTGTGACAAAAGACTTCTTGAGAGTGAGCATTGGCGTGGAGGATCCAGAAGACCTTTTGGCGGATCTACTTCGAGGCATGGGAGCTGTTATGGCTGAGACTAGTTGA
- a CDS encoding related to LCB2-serine C-palmitoyltransferase subunit, whose product MVDFGSNDTLSLSSSGLLREEFLKELGKHPDFILGGRASRWGEGSTDYLFQLEEHIAEFHKADSALFFNTGYEANVAVFSTLAQPHDVVLYDSLVHASIREGMYRSRATALSFTHNDLASLRQRLLDTKHQHERVRSGLALVFVALESFYSMDGDVAPLEEIVKKVKEQLPHGNAVFVIDEAHSTGLVGPRGAGLVSHLGLEKEFSIRVHTFGKAHGASGAVVLSSREFKAGYSILASIEGERRRDVVQSNIDLFYDAIKKHVSWPECQHLGIITIPMKPETNTVKSPIIPVIAPHGAAAILGQFLCNAKFRVLVVHFPVVPKDKERVRINLHADHTSDQTLSLVDLILEWTQSRRKAGMALSLL is encoded by the exons ATGGTTGACTTTGGCTCAAATGACACTTTATCCTTATCCTCTTCTGGCCTCTTACGAGAGGAAtttctcaaggagcttggaaAGCATCCCGACTTTATTCTCGGCGGAAGGGCATCCCGTTGGGGTGAAGGCTCAACCGATTACCTTTTCCAACTGGAAGAGCATATTGCCGAGTTCCATAAAGCAGACAgtgccttgttcttcaacacTGGCTACGAAGCAAATGTTGCTGTCTTTTCGACACTTGCCCAGCCGCATGATGTGGTGCTATATGATAGCCTCGTCCACGCAAGTATCCGAGAAGGAATGTATAGGAGCCGTGCAACTGCTCTTTCTTTTACCCACAACGATCTGGCAAGTCTACGTCAACGTCTGCTGGACACCAAACATCAGCATGAAAGAGTTAGATCGGGCCTAGCTCTTGTGTTTGTTGCACTGGAGTCTTTCTATAGTATGGACGGCGATGTGGCCCCCCTTGAGGAAATTGTTAAGAAGGTGAAAGAGCAGCTTCCCCACGGGAATGCTGTATTTGTGATCGACGAGGCACATTCGACGGGACTGGTGGGCCCCCGGGGGGCAGGACTTGTGTCTCATTTAGGCCTGGAGAAAGAATTCTCTATCCGAGTCCATACGTTTGGCAAAGCACATGGGGCTTCTGGAG CTGTTGTCTTGTCAAGCAGAGAGT TCAAGGCTGGGTATAGCATTTTAGCAAGTATTGAAGGTGAAAGG AGACGAGATGTCGTACAGTCCAACATAGATCTCTTCTATGATGCTATCAAAAAGCATGTATCATGGCCAGAGTGCCAGCACCTCGGTATCATTACGATTCCAATGAAGCCTGAAACCAATACTGTCAAGTCACCAATTATCCCTGTTATTGCTCCTCACGGCGCAGCAGCAATTCTAGGACAGTTTCTGTGCAATGCAAAGTTTCGCGTTCTTGTTGTTCACTTCCCCGTGGTGCCCAAGGATAAGGAGCGAGTCAGGATCAACTTGCACGCAGATCACACGTCTGATCAGACTCTGTCCCTAGTTGACCTGATCCTCGAGTGGACTCAGTCGCGCCGAAAGGCTGGCATGGCTCTTTCCCTTCTCTAA
- a CDS encoding related to AM-toxin synthetase (AMT), whose translation MANTMLAKSTREAIAVVDGSRSISYGELVNSAKTIAQFLQERGVKYGEAVGILFDVDHRQVIAQLAILVAGATCDPISPTAPSHRIASMLSDSNAQYVICDENSTFSSEGITLLHLSDGLASEISTDATVHPGSSWSESHRTHILFTSGSTGKPKGVQISSSAIMHLSTSTPVTPLNPKDRVAAFNDPGFDLSLCEVWVTLLTGATIFIIPKVVVVDSAALKSYLERHSITIMIMPAALFHIIAKSSPDSFHSLQHLLTASDVANKIAIRAVLEHSPQQHLWNTYGPTECTTLATMQEVDVKETLRDRIGHSRYRAGGEICIAGPQQTLGYLSQQTPDESIFINFSTRVLNGAIGDMHNDYSDPHTRYYRTGDVAEWRHDGGLDFIGRRDNQLKHGSFRVELEEIERNLLESELVQSVIVVNRPAPDSDGVAVLVAFVLPYDNATTEAQDLVSFARSTLPHYMVPDRFEIVEHLDMDSRGKIDRRAFSEGLAKAGPTVPSSVLTNGNDSASSRKATLKSMWEYILGVSPIKDDDDFMALGATSLQNAALVARIKKQFGRLISMHDLYCHSRFASLLHFLESDAESIAAPNDADKWIKDVDMVDDIEETPNWEDPDQGKIFLTGATGFVGAFLLDELLRHPNFKQVACLVRGQTEAEAARRLQANMQKYDLWPDDFALTTKIMVLLGDVTSRDLGLGSAKFDWLANWFSAIFHLAAKINFCDSYHEHYNTNILGTRNMLRLAARGRRKTFRYVSSIDTWGQTGYFLGTKRVLEDEPLGPHIQGVRYDVGYSQSQWTAEEMVRRIRDRGFPIIIYRPGFIIGHSVTGASNPNDLVSRLISSSIKLGAWLKIDLDPAYVTVDYVVKAMLHISRSTKNIGRSYCLVAPNIEDSVSVNKTRSLLCQAGYRVELTNYTDWIAQLSEKILPDDPLAPVMPLLEEKVLGNFTRLELSQHSPIYDSTNAIKALAGSGVHYVTLNPNIIKRYIAFWNKKGFYSI comes from the exons ATGGCAAACACAATGCTTGCCAAGTCGACTAGAG AAGCCATTGCGGTTGTTGACGGGTCTCGTTCTATCTCTTATGGCGAACTCGTCAACTCAGCCAAAACTATTGCACAATTCCTACAGGAACGCGGCGTCAAATACGGCGAGGCTGTAGGGATCTTGTTCGATGTTGATCATCGTCAGGTTATCGCGCAGTTAGCCATTCTCGTGGCTGGTGCAACTTGTGATCCAATCTCCCCTACAGCGCCATCTCATCGTATTGCTAGCATGCTGAGCGATTCCAATGCGCAGTACGTCATTTGCGACGAGAATTCGACCTTCTCTTCTGAGGGTATcactcttctccatctcagcgATGGACTAGCCTCAGAAATATCCACCGATGCAACGGTGCACCCTGGTTCCTCGTGGAGTGAATCACATCGTACGCACATCCTGTTTACCTCTGGCTCAACTGGTAAACCCAAGGGCGTGCAGATCAGCAGCTCTGCCATTATGCACCTGTCAACCAGTACCCCAGTAACACCATTGAACCCCAAAGATCGGGTGGCTGCTTTCAACGACCCTGGTTTTGATCTCAGCCTTTGCGAAGTCTGGGTGACTCTGCTCACCGGTGCCACTATCTTCATCATTCCAAAGGTGGTAGTAGTTGATTCTGCCGCACTAAAGAGCTATCTCGAACGTCacagcatcaccatcatgatTATGCCTGCTGCCCTTTTCCACATCATCGCCAAGTCATCGCCCGACTCTTTTCATAGTCTTCAACACCTTCTCACTGCAAGTGATGTTGCCAATAAGATAGCCATACGCGCTGTTCTTGAGCACAGCCCTCAGCAGCATCTTTGGAACACGTATGGCCCGACTGAGTGCACCACCCTGGCGACTATGCAAGAGGTAGATGTGAAAGAGACCCTTCGTGATCGGATTG GTCATTCGCGATACAGAGCAGGGGGCGAGATCTGCATTGCTGGACCTCAACAAACACTCGGGTATCTGAGTCAACAAACTCCCGATGAGTCGATTTTCATCAATTTCAGCACCCGAGTACTCAATGGTGCTATTGGGGACATGCACAATGACTATAGCGACCCTCACACTCGGTATTACCGGACTGGCGACGTGGCCGAATGGAGACATGACGGCGGCCTAGATTTTATCGGACGCAGAGACAACCAATTGAAGCACGGGAGCTTTCGAGTGGAacttgaagagattgagagaAATCTCCTCGAAAGCGAACTTGTTCAATCTGTCATTGTCGTTAATCGGCCAGCACCAGATTCAGATGGTGTTGCGGTTCTAGTCGCGTTTGTCTTGCCCTATGACAATGCCACTACCGAAGCACAAGATCTGGTATCTTTTGCCCGGAGCACACTACCTCATTACATGGTTCCCGACAGGTTTGAAATCGTTGAACATCTTGATATGGACTCCAGAGGCAAGATTGATCGTCGTGCCTTTTCCGAGGGCCTTGCTAAAGCGGGACCAACCGTCCCCAGTTCGGTCCTCACGAATGGGAATGATTCCGCTTCATCAAGAAAGGCTACGCTGAAGTCTATGTGGGAGTACATTCTGGGAGTCTCGCCTatcaaggatgatgacgacttCATGGCTCTGGGCGCCACCTCACTCCAAAACGCTGCTCTTGTCGCTCGTATTAAGAAGCAGTTCGGACGCCTCATTTCCATGCATGACTTATACTGCCATTCGCGCTTTGCAAGCTTGCTTCATTTCCTTGAGAGTGATGCGGAGTCCATCGCTGCGCCTAACGATGCGGATAAATGGATCAAGGACGTCGACATGGTGGATGACATCGAGGAGACGCCAAACTGGGAAGACCCAGACCAAGGTAAGATATTCTTGACTGGTGCGACTGGCTTCGTTGGTGCCTTTCTACTTGACGAGCTTCTGCGTCACCCAAATTTCAAACAGGTGGCTTGCCTTGTTCGTGGCCAGACAGAGGCCGAAGCTGCTCGTCGCCTTCAAGCCAATATGCAGAAATACGATCTATGGCCTGATGACTTTGCTTTGACTACCAAAATCATGGTATTGCTAGGGGATGTCACGAGTCGAGATCTCGGTCTTGGATCGGCCAAGTTTGACTGGCTCGCCAATTGGTTTAGTGCCATCTTTCACCTCGCTGCCAAGATCAATTTCTGTGACTCGTATCATGAGCACTACAATACCAACATCCTTGGAACTCGCAACATGCTCCGTCTTGCTGCACGAGGGCGACGCAAGACATTTCGCTACGTGTCTAGCATCGATACATGGGGTCAGACAGGATACTTTCTAGGCACCAAGAGGGTCCTAGAAGACGAACCTCTAGGTCCCCATATACAAGGCGTGAGATACGATGTCGGTTATTCCCAGAGCCAGTGGACGGCTGAGGAAATGGTACGACGCATAAGAGATCGTGGCTTTCCAATCATTATTTATCGGCCCGGCTTCATCATTGGCCATTCTGTCACAGGAGCGAGTAATCCCAACGACCTTGTTTCGCGACTCATTTccagcagcatcaaactTGGTGCATGGCTCAAGATCGATCTCGATCCGGCTTATGTTACAGTTGACTATGTCGTCAAAGCCATGCTACACATCTCACGCTCAACAAAAAACATCGGTAGGTCATATTGCCTTGTCGCGCCAAACATTGAAGATTCGGTGTCTGTGAACAAGACTCGCTCTCTTCTCTGTCAAGCTGGCTACAGAGTTGAACTCACAAACTACACTGACTGGATTGCACAATTATCTGAAAAGATACTTCCTGATGATCCTCTTGCGCCTGTCATGCCACTGTTGGAAGAAAAGGTATTGGGCAACTTTACAAGACTTGAGTTAAGCCAGCATTCTCCGATCTACGACTCGACAAATGCTATCAAGGCTCTTGCGGGTAGCGGTGTTCATTATGTGACACTTAACCCAAACATAATTAAGCGTTATATTGCATTCTGGAACAAGAAGGGGTTTTACTCCATTTAA
- a CDS encoding related to IQ calmodulin-binding motif protein translates to MVSQHVYDLCQVKETVSSVLASDPSETPGNAIKKLYGHHEHGLHHKISAKEGTEKSEDAIEAALQCGRWGPATPSPLFLQAFSDSLQCLNEDPMAGVVSPPLMGSHGTMPLTVIAPLADVMRHCSNLIVRAEKEVFFITCSWAPSVAQALIKGSLIELSKRAGKDGRRVVAKIMYDKPGPCNAVNPHQFVKPKSYTSKTIDLPSPEQIPNVDLEVVSLHRLFLGTLHAKFCVVDRKIAAVMSNNTEDNDNLEMMVHVEGPIVDSIYDTALITWQNALHPDPPYLQTPETEGRLHTTTDRSITTENHASHLRDFTTIQADNEQPLPEHFPDRPHYDNDIEGEVRRMQSCYALKEGESRLQAANRQLNLAVEHPIEPTGPEIDAGDEMTPYISTIGDGKPIPMALVSRPPYGAMDSKSVHVPQNEAWLSLIRNAKQNIFIQTPDLNAAPLIPALKEALKRGVEVTYYVCFGYNDPGEMIPGQGGTNDQIAQNLVSSLGKDSPERKLLHIYNYVGKDQDHPIHHSFKARSCHIKLLIVDGSVGIQGSGNQDTQSWFHSQEINLMVDSVEICQKWRECIDRNQNTKRFGRVAEDGIWRDAEGKPGKGYMGNPGTVMGLVKGVYGMVMKMKGAGGF, encoded by the coding sequence ATGGTTTCGCAACACGTCTACGACTTATGCCAAGTAAAAGAAACGGTGAGCTCCGTCTTGGCAAGCGATCCAAGCGAGACACCAGGAAATGCCATCAAAAAGCTATACGGTCATCACGAGCACGGACTGCATCACAAAATCTCAGCCAAAGAAGGCACGGAGAAAAGTGAAGATGCCATCGAAGCAGCCCTCCAATGCGGTCGTTGGGGCCCGGCGACCCCAAGTCCGCTGTTTCTCCAAGCCTTCTCCGACTCTCTACAATGCCTGAATGAAGACCCAATGGCAGGTGTCGTGTCACCGCCATTAATGGGCTCTCATGGAACTATGCCTCTCACAGTCATTGCTCCCCTTGCCGATGTCATGCGCCACTGCTCGAATCTCATCGTGCGGGCTGAGAAGGAAGTTTTCTTCATTACATGCTCCTGGGCACCGTCAGTAGCGCAAGCTCTAATTAAAGGGTCTCTGATCGAACTCTCGAAGCGAGCTGGAAAGGATGGGAGACGAGTGGTGGCTAAGATCATGTATGACAAGCCAGGACCATGCAACGCTGTAAATCCGCATCAGTTCGTCAAACCAAAGTCATATACCTCCAAGACAATCGATTTGCCTTCGCCCGAGCAGATTCCAAACGTCGACCTTGAGGTGGTCAGCTTGCATCGACTATTCTTGGGTACTCTGCACGCCAAGTTCTGCGTCGTGGACCGCAAAATTGCTGCTGTCATGAGTAACAACACCGAAGACAACGATAACCTCGAGATGATGGTCCATGTTGAAGGACCAATAGTCGATAGCATATACGACACTGCTCTGATAACTTGGCAAAATGCTCTTCACCCAGACCCTCCATATCTCCAGACGCCAGAAACTGAGGGCAGATTGCATACCACAACCGATAGATCCATTACGACGGAAAACCATGCCTCACATCTTCGAGACTTTACTACCATACAAGCTGACAATGAACAACCCCTACCGGAGCATTTCCCCGATCGCCCTCACTACGATAATGACATAGAGGGAGAGGTCAGGCGCATGCAGTCATGTTACGCCCTGAAAGAGGGAGAATCACGTCTCCAGGCAGCAAATCGCCAGCTCAATCTTGCAGTCGAGCATCCAATTGAGCCTACAGGACCTGAAATTGACGCAGGAGACGAAATGACCCCATACATCTCTACGATCGGTGATGGAAAGCCAATCCCGATGGCACTTGTATCTCGGCCGCCATATGGGGCTATGGACTCAAAAAGCGTCCACGTGCCTCAAAACGAAGCATGGCTATCATTGATCAGGAATGCCAAACAAAACATCTTCATTCAGACGCCGGATTTGAACGCTGCCCCATTGATTCCAGCGCTCAAAGAAGCACTGAAGCGTGGAGTGGAAGTCACATATTATGTATGTTTTGGCTACAACGATCCAGGAGAAATGATCCCCGGGCAAGGCGGAACAAATGACCAAATCGCCCAAAATCTCGTCTCGTCCCTGGGCAAAGATAGCCCTGAACGCAAACTCTTGCACATATACAACTACGTTGGAAAGGACCAAGACCATCCCATCCATCACTCATTCAAAGCTCGCTCCTGTCATATTAAGCTTTTGATCGTCGATGGCAGTGTCGGAATCCAAGGAAGTGGTAATCAAGACACTCAATCTTGGTTTCACAGTCAGGAGATCAATCTCATGGTAGATAGCGTGGAGATATGTCAGAAATGGAGAGAATGTATTGATAGGAACCAGAACACAAAGAGGTTTGGTAGGGTTGCTGAAGATGGCATTTGGAGGGATGCTGAGGGGAAGCCTGGAAAAGGATACATGGGAAACCCAGGGACTGTTATGGGCTTGGTCAAAGGTGTTTATGGCATGGTAATGAAAATGAAAGGTGCAGGGGGATTTTAG
- a CDS encoding related to transcriptional activator Mut3p, which produces MGRKMGIPSLMNRNSRSWTSKLRKMNNRGDRRRRLAKACDHCRKGKVRCDGTRPVCGRCRGCGNDCHYADVDKPDPRQRRSKISSRSSTGDTIDGVCLQRVNASSTLLSDSVVVQTVPHPQQHVEAHHELHSFTQSSPGQTLTATDTSPRDTIVGGNEDMRYFGPPSGISLVSTATPRKSGQHTPESWSKWTHPSIEPLFTKRVMKPLPSWTEAFSLVSEFFTHEHQVFPCFNAPAFMCLLGQQYSGTYTESPAWWVSLNSVFALAQRRRAEAAQSAEAEDLAWAYASNALAGTWDVLMRSTQLSSVQALLAIAWFFIGTPNPQPSFMLVGCAVRLAHSIGIHVESQDPSVSPAEGSMRKKVFWIAICLDRELCLRTGRPPCHDLNAAYVDPPMGSLNETEIVKTVEGYELNLFKGQIQLAVIQSAIYQDLHSGKGPTNCVTDTAADLLQRLENWRTEFAPSLTHDSAGKCEHHGLMRLYFSYYNAVIVVSRAHSLTYWVSPNHPEISALPAKMRDTIGNCLNASRCIIELSKLIPVTWKSFHWDIIPIPMSAVVILCIMAIRNPMNEAAANDMRLVGDVMQIFKILDEAYGGNTYLTQVQKVCQELYRKAHYAVQSLNAQLVDSIDIESPALQPTSNANQQEIHQTHQTDSMFEFNLDTFEQTMPYPVPMLWDLDTSLWASII; this is translated from the exons ATGGGTCGTAAAATGGGTATTCCATCCCTCATGAACCGGAATTCTCGATCATGGACTTCTAAACTCCGGAAAATGAACAACCGCGGCGACCGTCGACGTCGGCTTGCAAAG GCATGCGATCATTGTCGGAAAGGCAAGGTCCGATGTGACGGGACCCGGCCAGTTTGTGGACGTTGTCGGGGTTGCGGAAATGACTGCCACTATGCAGATGTTGACAAGCCCGACCCGCGTCAACGGCGATCTAAAATATCATCTCGAAGCTCGACAGGTGATACAATTGACGGAGTTTGTCTTCAAAGAGTcaatgcttcttcaaccttgtTGTCAGACTCTGTAGTCGTCCAAACGgtccctcatcctcagcaacaTGTTGAAGCCCATCATGAGCTTCACAGCTTCACACAGTCAAGTCCCGGTCAGACCTTGACGGCGACGGATACAAGCCCTAGGGACACTATAGTTGGTGGTAATGAAGATATGCGTTACTTTG GTCCGCCATCGGGTATATCCCTGGTGTCCACCGCTACTCCGCGCAAATCAGGACAGCATACGCCAGAATCCTGGTCCAAATGGACACACCCGTCTATCGAGCCTTTATTCACAAAGCGTGTCATGAAGCCTCTCCCCTCTTGGACAGAGGCATTCTCCCTTGTCAGCGAATTCTTCACTCATGAACACCAAGTCTTCCCATGCTTCAATGCACCAGCATTTATGTGTCTCCTAGGCCAACAATACTCGGGCACATACACTGAGAGTCCAGCGTGGTGGGTCTCGCTCAACTCTGTTTTTGCACTCGCACAGCGTCGTCGGGCGGAGGCAGCTCAATCGGCAGAAGCAGAGGATCTAGCCTGGGCCTATGCATCAAATGCACTTGCCGGGACATGGGATGTTCTCATGCGTAGTACACAATTGTCTTCTGTCCAAGCTCTGCTAGCCATTGCCTGGTTCTTTATCGGAACACCAAACCCGCAGCCCAGCTTCATGCTCGTTGGTTGCGCTGTGCGTCTTGCACACTCAATAGGCATACATGTCGAGAGCCAGGATCCGTCTGTTAGTCCAGCAGAAGGAAGTATGAGAAAGAAGGTCTTTTGGATCGCGATTTGTCTAGACCGGGAACTGTGTCTGCGAACTGGAAGGCCCCCTTGTCACGATCTCAACGCTGCCTACGTTGACCCACCAATGGGCTCCTTGAATGAAACAGAAATTGTCAAGACTGTTGAAGGGTATGAACTAAACCTCTTCAAAGGTCAGATACAACTCGCCGTGATCCAGAGCGCGATTTACCAAGATCTACATTCAGGCAAAGGTCCAACGAATTGCGTAACGGACACGGCGGCAGACTTGCTACAGAGACTGGAGAATTGGCGTACTGAATTTGCACCATCTCTCACTCATGATTCTGCTGGGAAGTGCGAGCACCATGGCCTGATGCGGTTGTACTTTTCCTACTACAATGCCGTCATCGTTGTGAGCCGCGCGCACAGCCTGACTTACTGGGTATCGCCAAATCATCCTGAAATTTCAGCCCTCCCTGCAAAGATGAGAGACACCATAGGGAATTGCCTCAACGCGTCCCGATGCATCATTGAGCTAAGCAAGCTTATACCAGTCACATGGAAGAGCTTCCACTG GGACATTATTCCAATACCTATGAGCGCTGTTGTTATTCTCTGCATCATGGCAATTCGGAACCCCATGAACGAGGCTGCGGCGAATGACATGCGTTTAGTTGGTGACGTCATGCAGATCTTCAAAATACTAGACGAGGCATATGGCGGCAATACATACCTCACCCAAGTCCAAAAGGTCTGCCAAGAACTATACAGAAAGGCTCACTACGCCGTGCAGTCTTTGAATGCACAACTAGTTGATTCTATTGATATAGAATCTCCTGCTCTTCAACCTACCTCGAATGCTAACCAGCAAGAAATTCACCAGACACACCAGACTGACAGTATGTTTGAGTTCAATCTGGATACCTTTGAGCAGACAATGCCTTATCCAGTTCCGATGCTTTGGGACTTAGATACATCACTATGGGCTTCAATTATATAG
- a CDS encoding related to acyl-CoA transferases/carnitine dehydratase has translation MSNYSISTEATRILHKVLLQDPRLQLPDSFVKAAEKVKFVGEDDQPFILTPLKITESSAALNALVATAANVVAAERYGIKYQNLEINTDLATLFLESVLLPTIGGKHFTQNTKMLAELAKMDLHQMSKPVRRYATNVYRTKDGRWYHLHGSMNALPTMEMLGVEDCDISTEEAFETYVKKVAQWDSSDIEKVANEKYKQAGVICYTPDEFFASEHGKIMSEEPLWASTRVPAPKKPWPEAKDSRSYSPLAGIRVLDLSRVIAAPAVSKILSVLGADVIRVSCSRLPEYAATMPDLQTGKRDVDIDLKTTEGRQTLSELIKDADVLVDGYRPGALAKLGFDSKSLRELSPSLVYMRENCYGFKGPLSNRSGWQQISDCLVGLSYLQGKFLGLDEAVVPLFPNSDYQTGLVGAAAAIQALLARTQEDVTFDIDISLTQYNIWYYRLGSYTEDQQKALRSRDLQFSPRHFDDMSALVGKTHQSLQKIRPEIFKHPEYFWDMSGKEYGLDEDFKVLAPAFKFEKSSIGWDVPTGRRGRSKAEWVE, from the exons atgtcGAATTACTCCATATCCACCGAAGCTACTCGAATTCTGCACAAAGTCCTCCTTCAGGATCCCAGATTACAGCTTCCAGACTCTTTTGTCAAAGCCGCTGAGAAAGTCAAGTTTGTTGGAGAAGACGACCAACCTTTCATCCTCACACCTCTCAAGATCACCGAGTCGAGCGCGGCCCTCAATGCCCTCGTGGCTACAGCTGCAAACGTGGTCGCAGCCGAGCGCTATGGCATCAAATACCAGAATCTTGAAATCAACACGGACCTTGCAACGCTTTTTCTTGAATCAGTGCTACTACCCACCATTGGTGGCAAGCACTTTACGCAGAACACCAAAATGCTAGCAGAGCTTGCCAAGATGGACCTCCATCAGATGAGCAAGCCAGTCAGGCGATATGCGACAAATGTCTATCGCACCAAGGATGGAAGATGGTATCACCTGCATGGTTCTATGAATGCTTTGCCTACAATGGAAATGTTGGGTGTCGAGGACTGTGACATTAGCACTGAAGAAGCTTTCGAGACCTATGTGAAAAAGGTTGCTCAATGGGACTCAAGCGATATTGAGAAAGTCGCAAATGAAAAGTATAAGCAAGCTGGCGTCATTTGCTATACGCCCGATGAGTTCTTCGCAAGCGAGCATGGTAAAATCATGTCGGAAGAACCCTTATGGGCATCGACTCGCGTCCCAGCACCGAAGAAACCTTGGCCCGAAGCCAAAGACAGTCGGAGCTATAGTCCGCTCGCCGGCATCAGAGTATTGGATTTATCTCGTGTCATCGCAGCTCCAGCAGTATCCAAGATCCTCAGTGTTCTCGGCGCCGATGTCATCCGTGTCTCATGCAGCAGGTTACCCGAGTATGCGGCAACAATGCCGGATCTTCAGACTGGCAAGAGAGACGTTGATATCGATCTTAAGACAACTGAGGGACGACAAACACTTTCTGAGCTTATCAAAGACGctgatgttcttgttgatggGTACCGTCCTGGTGCCTTGGCGAAGCTGGGCTTTGACTCCAAGTCTTTGCGTGAGTTGAGCCCAAGTTTGGTCTATATGAGGGAGAATTGCTATGGTTTCAAAGGGCCGCTGTCGAACCGCTCGGGATGGCAGCAGATTAGCGACTGTTTGGTTGGACTATCATACTTACAGGGCAaatttcttggtcttgatgaggctgttgTTCCACTTTTCC CCAACTCGGACTATCAGACTGGATTAGTTGGAGCCGCGGCTGCCATCCAAGCATTGTTAGCCCGAACCCAAGAAGACGTCACCTTTGACATCGACATCAGCCTCACGCAGTACAATATCTGGTATTATCGTCTCGGCTCGTACACCGAGGACCAGCAGAAGGCCCTTAGAAGCCGTGACCTGCAGTTCAGCCCTCGCCATTTCGATGATATGAGTGCGCTCGTTGGAAAGACACATCAGTCGTTGCAAAAGATTCGCCCCGAGATATTTAAGCACCCCGAGTACTTCTGGGACATGAGTGGCAAGGAATACGGATTGGATGAGGACTTCAAAGTGCTGGCACCTGCATTCAAGTTTGAGAAGTCGAGCATTGGTTGGGATGTTCCGACCGGACGAAGAGGGCGGTCGAAGGCTGAATGGGTAGAATGA